The genomic interval GTGCTCAGCGTGTGAATGAGTACTCAGGTCAGGTATGTAGTGGTTCAACCCGTTGCATGTGTGTGTGAGAATGTGTGAAAGAAAACAAGAGGACTTACCGATGGTAGTGGGGAGGCTAGGTTGTGGTGACCGACTGAGTGACTAGTAGAGAGTGCAAGTGTATGGTGCAACTTGGGTAGCAAGAGTGGGTATATTGACTTCTAGGGTTCTATAAATAGGGTTTTGTAAGGGTGAAACTCCAAGTGGGACAAAACTTCTAGTGTTGTGACCTAGGGGTATCCGAAATGAGCCAGGAATCTTGGTCATCCTAGGGTTTTCAACTAGGTTAGGGGATGTGGTTGCCTAAGGAGTTGTGATTGGGTTAGGAGTTGTGATTAAGTTAGGAGTTGTGATTAAGTTAGGAGTTATGATTGGAGTGGATTTTTGTCCTGACCTAGATGGCTTACTTCCGTGGGCAATTAATGGGCTTGGGCGAGCATGGTGCTTGGGCTTACTCGCCCTCCCTTGGTGTTAGTAGGCTCGAACCTAGTGAGCTTGGGCCTAGTTGTTGGgttaaattcaagttttgctTTCTAAAGATAGAAACTCTAACTCGGGCGTATCCCTGACTTTCCTAGATTAGAAACTTGAAGGCTCGAGGTATTACAAATTCCTTATTGCCAAATTGCACTTTAATACCCAATGACACGTACAACTCTCTTCTAGTCTCATACTCTATAGTGCTTCTCACTAGAAGCTGCAATGATGCTCCTTTGGACACTAGTCATTCACATGTGAATCAACATGCTCAGCTTGATGCCATGCTGACCAATGCCACTCCTGCCTCTTGGGCACATGCCATGCAGACTCGTTCTCGAAGTCACATCTTTAAGCCCAAGGTGCCAATGGATGCACTATTCAGTACTCCCTTCCTCGGTCTCTTCTAGCTGAGATCACCACGAACCAACATGCTACATAGAGGCTATTAAGGTTCCCAATTGGCGATCAGCTATGAATATGGAACTTGATGCACTTCTTTAGAATGACACTTGGTCTTTAGTGCCTCAGTCACCCCATCAAAATATAGTTGGTTGTAAGTGTATCTTTCGCATCAAAAGTTGGGCAAATGGTTCAACTGAACGCTACAAGGCCCGCCTTGTTGCTAAAGGCTATCATCAACAACTTAGCTTAGATTTCTCTGAAACTTTTAATCCAGTTGTCAAGCCAACAACTATCCAAATTGTTTTATCAATTGCTATCTCCTCCAACTGGTGATTAcatcaaattgaaatttaaaaggcATTCCTTCATAGTTCTACTGAAGAAGTTTACATGGTTGAATCTTCTGGATTTTGGCATTCACAACTTCCCGATCATGTCATGCGTCATCTACATCACTTTATGGGATTAAACAAGCACCTCATGCATGGTTCTCGAAACTCAACACTCCCCTATTGGAACTTAGTTTTCATGGCTCCAAAGTGGACTCCTCTCTCTTCATCCTCCATCAAGGCTCtcattgataatattttttcttatttaccTTGATGACGTTCTTGTTACCGAATTATGTTCCTTGGCGATTGAGTTCATTATCAAGCTCATTCATGTCAATTTCACTGTTAAGGACCTTGGTAcacttaattatttttgtggcATCGATGTTTTATTTGATCCTGAAGGTTTGTTTATGACTTCGCGAAAGTACACTCTTGGTCTACTCAAATGTAGCAAAATGGACATGGCCAAGCCTACATTCACGGCCATGGCCTCCACATGTTTTTTGTCTGCCCATGAAGGCAAACTTTTTTATGATCAAAATTTATATCATAGTATCGTTGATGGCTTGCAATACTTATCCTTCACACATCCCAGTATTGCATTTTTCATGAATCATGCATCGGTCGTTACTTCCTCATTGGCAAGCAATTAAATGTATTCTTTGCTATTTGAAGCATACTATTTCTCATGGTGTTTTCATGTCTCGCTCCTAACCAATGTATCTTtctagttattttaattttgattgaGCAGATGAGCACAATGATAGACGATGTACAAGTGCATATGGCATTTTTCTTGACAATAATCTTGAGCCATAGAACTCATGTAAGCAACAAACTATTGCCTGAAGTAGTACCAAAGCTAACAAGGCATTAGCCAATGTTGCCGCCGAATTTATGATGGTTGAGATCTCTACTTTGTGTACTTGGTTATCCTCTCTCTCACCCGCCTACATTTTGGTGTGATAATATTGGTACCACTTATTTCTCATCTAATCTGGTCTTTCATGCCAAGACCAAACATATAGAGATTGGCTTTCATTTTATACATGACTAGGTTGCAACTAAGAAGTTGATGGTTCAATTTCTCTCGagtaaagatgaaaaaaaaaaaaaaaaagccaatgCATTAACCAAGCCATTATCCCATGTCCGTTTCACTATGTTGTGTGACAATCTCAACATCTGTCCCCTTCCGTTGATTGTGGGTGAGCATTGAAGATCTATCTCTGCATCCCATGATTTATGGACTAACCCAATATTCCACGGATAAGGAAAACCCAACAAGGAAGAAAcaccaataaaagaaaatcaaatctctacattgacCACCGAATAACTCAAGATCTCAAGACAATATGTGACAGCAAATTGTACAGCCTTTAATGTATATCTTTCTTGCCCATATTGTACACATAGTTTCACgtgtatataaaatagatgaCAAGCGTATAAATCTTGCAATGACTAATAATACTTTCATCACCTCTATTTACTGATGATCTTTCATTTATGTACGTCTATATAACTTTTCATTTCTCATCTCAAGCCAGTCAGTTACGCAACAAGCTTTGGATCTTCTTATACATAAATACACAGCTATACAGATTAAGATACACAACTTCTGAATACAAGAAAAGTTTTCAGAATATTCTTGTCTTCTTATTATTGAATTTGTATAGCATAATTTATTTCCTCAAAGTCCATGGAATTCTTTACACCATGTACTATACCTAGCCTATATGGGAAGGATTAATAAGTCTAAACATTAAAATCAGGGAAAGTATGAAAGTGGAATGGCGGTATGCACTGATCTCTTTTTTCATTTATCAGTAAAtaggaattttattaaaattaggcgtagccaagtacacgggacatattcAAGAACCACACCTATGCATGACTGtctaaaaatacaagaaaatcgTGTACGTTcctgccattaaagtctattacaatcaACTAATGGAATAatgtatgaagaaaaaaagttcaaatcTTGTCCATTGTCCGTTCATGATCCTTAAGACTCTGACCATTGctctccatccatatgcacAACCATAGGCAAATCGGTATCATCTTCCACATCACTACAATTTGGGGATTACCTCGAATGCCTTGCCAGCTAGCCAAAAAGTCAACAACCCTTCTTGGcattatccaaacgagtccCACTCTAGCAAATATATCATTCCATAAGCTCATGGCTACATCCCAATGCAATAATAGGTAATCTAGACTCCCcacttttcttacacatatagcACAAATCCAATACAATCAATCGGTTTTTTCTAAGATTATCTAAGGTAAGAATCTTCCCTTGTGAAGTTGTCCGTACAAAAGAAGAAGCTTTTGATGAGGGGTTTAGtcttccatatgttcttccTTGGAAATGTTCTTGTAGAGTGTCATGAGGGACTTGTAGTATGACTATATAGTAAAATTCCCCTTCTTGGATTGTAACCACATAATCTTATCTGCTCCTCCAGTCACTCTACAAGTATACACAAGGTTGAAGAAATCTGTAAATGTGTCAATTTCCAAATCCTAGGCAGTTCTAAGGAAAGTGATATTCCACTGAAGAGAGCCACTAGAGAGATCCATGAGCTATGCTACGAAACCCTCCTTATTTTGGGCAATGCCGTATAGTGTTGGGTAGGCATCTTTGAGGATTCGATCTCCACATCATAGGTCATTCCAGAATTTAATTCTGGAACTATCCCCAATTGCAAAACGTGTATCGATGAAGATTGATCTAgcctcttcttatttttttccaaagccCCACCCCATGTGATCTGTTCATCTCATTcgaacaccatcctccccacaGTTCACCATATTTTAACCTTATAATCACTTTCCATAAAGCCCCCCCCTCTTTgtgatatctccacaaccatttacccaataCAGTTTTGttgaaaaccaacaaattcCCAATTCCCAGCCCGCCTTCTCGCAACAAACTATGACTTGGAGAGATTCCTAATTCCCAACTAATTTTGACTAATTCCCAATAATTCTGACTTGAAAACCAAAAAATTCCCAATTCCCAACTAATTCTGACTTGAAGAGatttaagggtgagtttggatctcaaactcatctcaactcatcattacaactttttcaagtccctacacaaaatataataaacaattcaactttttcaaatttcaaaataataataataataataaataatattctaacaatattttatcatctcaacttaactcaactcaactcaactcacttcaacatccaaacacaccctgACTTTCAAACCCGAAACCgcttcaaaacaaattaaaagagcTCGCAAGGTTTGAATATGATTATGACTAGCCCCACAAAAGACAAGAGTATCACAATATCATCTTTAAATAAGAGGTGAGTCATCTCAAGTGTGCCGATTCTTGTCGCCCCTACGACAAATCCAGATAAAAATCCACATTCCACAAGACCTGCAatcattttactaaaagtttatattatgaaaacaaagagtAATGGAGATAGGAGATCACCTTACCTCAAACCCCTCGAACTTCCAAAGAAACCCATTTGGGTaccattcaccaagatagaGAAACGTACAATGGAGATGCAAAATTTGATCCAAGAGCACCATCTCACTCCAAGTCCACACCTCTTGAGCATGTGTAACAAAAAATTTCAGTTTACACGATCATATGCCTTATCCATGTCAAATTTGCATAATAACCAGGGTTCACTCAACTTGATGTGACTTTCCAAGTGTTCATTGGCAATGAGAACTGAGTCAAGGATTTGCCGACCTCGGTTGAATGCATTTTGGGGCTTGGACGTGATCTTCTCCAATACCGTATGCACCAATCTCCAACTgtgctctttctttttcttaaaaaaattgaatatggcTGTATAATTAGCTATTGTCATCAAGGTGTGCTACAAGGGAGTTCAAGAATTCCCTACTGTCTTGCCCTCAATATCATGTCTGCCATCCAAAAAGAATCCACTAAAGCTTGGGTTATCAATTGATGAGGACTACCAAAGCTCACACCTCTGTTTAAACAAAGCGCAAGTAATTTGAAGAGTCAACTAGGTGAGCTACATAGTTTACTTGATTAGCTCATTGGAAAAATTATGATATCAGACAAGGACCCTATCAATTTCAAGCGAAATTGGGATGTTTTGATATTTCACTTGTTAATATAATGTGAAATGATCAAAATGCCCCATGTTTTACACTAAATGGATATTATCCATTTCACTTAAAATGAAGAGGATCCTATTCTCATTATATTACGGCCTTAGCATTGCACTGATGGTATAAGCATGACACAGAGATGTGAAGCttcaaaaaataaggaaaactgGAAAAGTATATTTTGTGGATTATATGGCAGGTGTTATTCTAATGTAAAATCCATTTTATAGCAGGCCTTCTTTTGTATACCCGAACAAAGAGACTGGATGACCGAATAACAATAACAGCTTCCACTGCCACCAAAGATAAACAGTCATGCAGAAGCATTGCTACAAGGCTCATCCATGACTTCATCAATCGTTACAAAACGGCCTTTCTCTATGGACAGCTGTGCTGCAACGCCAATAGCAACTGAAACTAGACCATCTTGCAAGCCCACAGCAGGAAGTTGCCCACCTTTAGCTTGAATAGCAGACAAGAAGTTAAGGTGTTCCAAGTAGCTAGACCCATGATGCAGTCCGTCGTATCTGAAAACGAATTGATTGGGAATTGTGTTGAAAAACTTTTCAAGCATAAACGGTTTTCCTTGTAGAGATGAAAAATGGAATGAATGTTCCAGTTTAATCCATcaaatatataagagaaaacaaCTCACTTTATTCTATTATCCTCAGCCTTTAAAGTTTGGACACCATCTCTCCCTGCCACTCGGGTACCAAAATGTAGAATACTCTCAGGAACAAATGCCTCCCCCTGTAACAAACTTGTAATCTGAATGAAACTGAGGAAAAACACATGCATTTTGCCGGCACTCATGCACAAAATGAAACCGAAAACAGGAAAGCTCGCAGGTAACATAATAAATGGTTGAATAGCACAATGGATGGGACAGGCTTTCCACTTGAATTTCAGGGAATTCAAGGTAATTACCCTTGGCAGAGCCCCATAGTCAGTTGTGTATAGATTGCAAGTGATCAGAACGGGAGAGTGAGAGTTTTACCTTCCCATTGTCACCAACAACACAAATTTCTTGCTCATTTTTACTGCCTTCAGCAAACATGCAAAGGTCGAGCATCCCTCGAGAGCCATTGTCAAATTCAACAATAACATAAGCATTATCAATAATATCTGGTACCTGAATGCAaagaaaatttgtgaataaacaAGAGGGTAAAAACATATAGAAGGGCATAGATGTTTGGCAGAActgagattttagaaaaaatgatGATTAAGCTTTGCACAGCTTGTGTTCAGGTATGTAATCTCCATTTAAAAGCTAAGCTTCCAGATTAACATATATTACCTGTTTATTCAAATGGTACAAAATAAGTCTTGAAGCTTCTTTTACAATCTCCAAGAGGTTTAGTTTTAAGTACCCACATCTTATATAACTAGGGTATTTAATCCCATTTTGCAAGCAGGAGGCTGGTTTCAACTAGCTAGGAAATGATGGTACTGTTTGAAAGCACATTTCAAATTAAGTTGGGTATATGACTTTCTAATTTCTGCAGGAAAACAACCCCttccaaaatattaatagaGTGCTGAATGTGTAACCTAAGTTTCTTACAGCATATCATGTGTTTATAACATCTTTGCCAATTTTTGTGCCAAATTGAAGTTACCTTTCCATCATATCTTTCATCCTTGTGATTAACATCAATCGCTCCTGAAGCCATCACACGGACAGGATTTGCCCCTGCAAACAGCCTCATCAGATCAAAGAAGTGGCAGCACTTCTCTACCAATGTTCCTCCTGTGTTGGCATTGAACCGATTCCAATTGTTCACCTACGAAAACCATAGGTCTATCAGAAAGATTGCTAAGCTGTAAACATGGAAAGATTTGCCTTACATACCTTGACCAAAAAAGGAAAGCGATGCTCCCGGATTGCCACCATTTTAATCCGTCCAAGATTTCCACCCTTAACTATTTCTATCAGTTTAGCAACAGGTGGCATGTACCTGTACTCCAAACCAACTTGTACAAGCATATCCTGTCTCTTTCTAGCAGCATTTACAACCTAATTCCAGACAAACTATATGACATACAtcaagaatgagagagagagagagcacataATCAGGCTGTTTACTACCATATCCAGAGGAACATTATTAGCGAATTCAGTAAAATATATCTGTATGTACAATAACATGTAAGCAGTAGAGCCATAggattttaataagaaaaaaacctCTTTCATATTTGGTAAGAATGCACAAATCAGTTTTGGGTTCTAATACAAAGGAAACAAATCATTTTTGCGTGCGTGCGCATATTAAATTTAAGCATCTTTCCTACATTCTCTCAACTATTTAGGGAAAGTTCGTCCACAATTAATCTTTTAGTGAGTTTTTTGAGACCTCAAGTATAGGCAATCGGTCATATGACAGGATAAGTGATGCCGGGGGATCTGAGTCCGAATCTGAGGCCGATGAGGCTCAACTGACATATGTGACGTTAAAAGCACTGGACTACATCGAGAAGGTAGACTAGCGCAAAACTAGGgagaagagataaataattgGGCGAGGAGCGGCAGATTTGGGCGAGGAGACTTACCTCTCGGATGGGCGAGGAGACTTATCTCTTGGTTGGTTGGGCGATGAGAAGTGGCGACATCTgtattttaactataactttGGCTTTGGGTGTCAGAATCGCGCATATGACTCCAATCCGGAAAGCTCTCTTCGGCGCGCACGTCATGGTCACCATGCTTCGCCTGATGGGCCCCTTTTTTACCCCAAAATCAGCTATTTTTACCTCCGAAACGTCAACTTTAGTTAACTCtttcatttttggttaattttcttttatggtaatgtGTATCTTTAGTAGTGATTTTATTCCGGATTCTTAGGCTAGAGCTTAGTCATAATTATCTTATTccgtattttattatttggccTTAATTACTGATTTGCCATTTTTCTTTAGCTATTTAAGCCTGGCTTGTGAGACTTCAGAGAGgatgattgatttattttatattaaaacattaatCTCCAAGTTTCTCTCTTTTTGcgatttttctcaatctcaatctctagcTTCCGTTGTTTAGCTAGCCGTCAGAATAATCTTCTATTCTGATCCGGCGTCAATAAATCATCAATTGTATAATTGGTATAATAAGATGACGAATTAGATAGCTGAATACATGCACACAGAGAAGCATTAACCTTAATTTACCATTAGCAAGATACAAATAATAGTTGAAGGCAATCAACTACCTAATGTACCGTTCTGGTCAATGATTCATAATTCTCTCTGGTTAACTTCTAAcacatttcatatatttttttataattctttaaattttcatatattttttaaaattatttaatcacatttaaaatgaaatttgtgaTAAAGTTCTTCCCCTAATTTTGGCCCAAACAAGTTCTACCATATTATCAATCcaagtgaaaggaaaaaagaaatcattgcCCTTTTTGCTTCTATGTCGTGGATGTGGCTCATTAGGATCGAACCATTTCATATtcctcctttttatttttttatttttggtaatatttcaaaatttaacaaAGCTCATCTCAGCAGGTATCATCACTGAATATTTCCCATTcagttttcatgtgaatcccACCAACCCTATATCATTTGGAAGTGGACATACCATTTTAATCATAGTACAAATTGCTATTTTGCTTTATATGTCATACTGGTTTCATGACTTGTTCAGTATATGTTTACCATCCCATTAATCCCTGAACTCACAAGTCATTGACCTAAACCAAACTCCAAAATCGCTGCCCTCAAAACATAGCAACCAGAAAACAGAAGAGATTGTGATAATGATTGAATATTCAGTTAAACATAATTTGGTTCTTTGACGTTGTCCATCAAAATGAGGCTGCATCATGTTCAGATGCTGCTTGTCTAACATTGATATAGagtgattgatttattttactatCCATAAATTTCTAACCCATGACATGTTACAAGCTCTATGTGGGCAATAATCGTGGGTTGAAGAAAGACTAGTATCAAAAGACTGAGTGGCGTTAACGATGGTACAAATGACTGACCTCTTTGCAGTGAGAGACTGTGGTGCACAATGGCTTCTCCACTAGCACATGGTGGGGTTTCCGGTGATTGATTATGTCCATAAGGATTTCATAATGGGTCATGTTTGGAGATGACACAACCAGTACATCGCAGAGACCGCTGTCTAATAGCATCCGGTGTCCTGAAAAAACCTTCACAGCTCTTAAAGGTCAATAATACTTTTTGCAAGGCTgaaattctcaaataaacaaagatAAGATCCCCACGGTTTAGAATGTCTTGAATTTTTTCATGATCGAGGATTGGTAAACCGAAGAAGTTCAAGCTCTGAGTGAGAAATATAAAGATAACTGTTAAACTTCGACCACAACATAACAGTCTCAGGCTTCAGGAAACTATCAAAGTTCATTACGGTTGCAATCCCAAAGTTCCTATATCCATAATTGATACCAATGAAGTAGACGAAAGATTACAAATCAGCCCAATGAAGAGCCATATAACGTTAGATACCAAAAGTTCTagatatgataaataatttaagcAGTCGAGAAGCAAAATACCTCGAGTGTCCAATTGAAGGATTGAGCTAATTCTACGGCAAGCTTTTGGGAATGGACATGGGGGTCAGCTACGGCGACAACAGCCACGCCTTCGCTGCGAAGATGGTACAGATTGACGAGGTGCTCTCTGCCCATCATTCCCACCCCAATGATCCCGTACTTCACTGCAGCCATGGTCGATAGAAATCTCCCAAAACTCCACTCTCTACAGTGTAGGGGCactatattttgtttcttcagATAAAAGCTAAAACAGAGTGACTTGGCTTCGTTTCGTTACACAAATTGtctatcccatttaattattataatattttaaattttta from Juglans regia cultivar Chandler chromosome 2, Walnut 2.0, whole genome shotgun sequence carries:
- the LOC108989937 gene encoding inositol 2-dehydrogenase 2, which translates into the protein MAAVKYGIIGVGMMGREHLVNLYHLRSEGVAVVAVADPHVHSQKLAVELAQSFNWTLEVFSGHRMLLDSGLCDVLVVSSPNMTHYEILMDIINHRKPHHVLVEKPLCTTVSHCKEVVNAARKRQDMLVQVGLEYRYMPPVAKLIEIVKGGNLGRIKMVAIREHRFPFLVKVNNWNRFNANTGGTLVEKCCHFFDLMRLFAGANPVRVMASGAIDVNHKDERYDGKVPDIIDNAYVIVEFDNGSRGMLDLCMFAEGSKNEQEICVVGDNGKGEAFVPESILHFGTRVAGRDGVQTLKAEDNRIKYDGLHHGSSYLEHLNFLSAIQAKGGQLPAVGLQDGLVSVAIGVAAQLSIEKGRFVTIDEVMDEPCSNASA